From a region of the Sulfitobacter noctilucicola genome:
- a CDS encoding SDR family NAD(P)-dependent oxidoreductase: protein MRQVLVTGGGSGIGQACARDFAARGDKVTIAGRRMDALEETKGDTDMRCLQLDVTDEASVNALFDQSYDVVVANAGAGFSVPVAQMTTQVWNDTMAVNLTGVFLTFRAALQQGMQPGGRLIAMASIASLKGGANLAAYAAAKHGVLGLVRSLAVEVAKTGVTCNAVCPGFVDTAMADGAIRNVMKRMEVDREKAEKMLVGNNPMRRMITCDEVVAAVRFLASPEASMINGHDMVVSGGEI from the coding sequence GATTTCGCCGCAAGAGGTGACAAGGTCACTATCGCGGGACGCCGGATGGACGCGCTGGAGGAAACAAAAGGCGATACCGACATGCGGTGTCTGCAGCTTGATGTGACAGACGAGGCATCGGTGAATGCGCTCTTTGACCAGTCTTACGATGTGGTTGTGGCGAATGCGGGCGCGGGCTTTTCCGTACCGGTCGCGCAAATGACGACACAGGTCTGGAATGACACGATGGCGGTGAACCTGACAGGTGTGTTCCTGACCTTCCGTGCCGCGTTGCAGCAGGGCATGCAGCCGGGCGGGCGATTGATCGCGATGGCGTCTATTGCCAGCTTGAAAGGTGGCGCGAACCTCGCCGCCTATGCGGCTGCGAAGCACGGCGTGTTGGGCCTGGTCCGCTCCCTTGCTGTCGAAGTGGCGAAAACCGGTGTGACCTGTAACGCGGTATGTCCCGGTTTCGTCGACACTGCGATGGCTGATGGTGCGATACGTAATGTGATGAAGCGGATGGAAGTAGACCGCGAGAAAGCCGAAAAAATGCTGGTGGGCAATAACCCCATGCGGCGCATGATCACCTGCGACGAGGTTGTCGCAGCGGTCCGCTTTCTGGCGTCCCCTGAAGCATCCATGATCAACGGTCACGACATGGTGGTCTCGGGCGGCGAGATATGA
- a CDS encoding MarR family winged helix-turn-helix transcriptional regulator translates to MTAAKDRVRLWLRLLKVVRGIENDLREKLRRDHNTTLPRFDVMSALSRHPDGLKMSQLSGVLRVSNGNVTGIADRLSDEGLVERVAVPGDRRAIVLRLTEAGRVEFEGQAKAHENWINDILSGVSPEEARFMAERLQEYAAAGDAQPATTKEDAHA, encoded by the coding sequence ATGACAGCCGCAAAAGACCGTGTGCGACTATGGCTTCGGCTGTTGAAAGTCGTGCGCGGCATCGAGAACGATTTGCGTGAAAAGCTGCGTCGGGATCACAATACGACCCTGCCGCGCTTTGACGTGATGTCGGCCCTGTCCCGTCATCCTGACGGGCTGAAGATGAGCCAGCTCTCGGGTGTCCTGCGCGTTTCCAATGGAAACGTGACAGGCATCGCCGACCGGCTCAGCGATGAGGGGTTGGTCGAGCGCGTTGCGGTCCCCGGTGACCGCCGCGCCATCGTACTGCGCCTGACAGAAGCGGGACGCGTGGAATTCGAAGGTCAGGCCAAAGCCCATGAAAACTGGATCAACGATATCTTGAGCGGGGTAAGCCCCGAAGAGGCCCGGTTTATGGCCGAACGGCTACAGGAATATGCCGCTGCCGGTGACGCGCAGCCTGCGACAACAAAGGAAGACGCCCATGCGTGA
- a CDS encoding enoyl-CoA hydratase family protein — MRDDVKHFLCEIEDGIATVRLDRPDRKNPLTFDSYAELRDWFRDLVYADDVDVVVFASNGGNFSSGGDVHDIIGPLTRMNMKELLNFTRMTGDLVKAIVNCGKPVIAAVDGICVGAGAIIAMASDLRVATHEAKTAFLFTRVGLAGCDMGACAILPRIIGQTRAAELLYTGRSMSAEEGERWGFFNRLVSSDDLDADALKLAKQIQAGPNFAHMMTKTMLAQEWSMSIEQAIEAEAQAQAICMQTGDFERAYKAFVAKERPVFEGD; from the coding sequence ATGCGTGACGATGTGAAACACTTTCTGTGCGAGATCGAAGACGGAATCGCGACCGTTCGGCTCGACCGGCCTGACCGCAAGAACCCGCTGACCTTTGACAGCTATGCCGAGCTGCGCGACTGGTTTCGCGATCTGGTATATGCCGACGACGTAGACGTGGTTGTCTTTGCATCCAACGGCGGCAACTTCAGCTCTGGCGGCGATGTGCATGATATTATTGGCCCTTTGACGCGCATGAACATGAAAGAGCTGCTGAATTTCACCCGCATGACCGGTGATCTGGTCAAGGCGATTGTGAACTGCGGCAAACCGGTGATTGCTGCAGTTGACGGGATCTGTGTCGGGGCCGGTGCGATCATCGCCATGGCATCTGATCTGCGGGTTGCCACTCACGAAGCCAAGACCGCATTTCTCTTCACGCGTGTTGGCCTTGCTGGATGCGATATGGGGGCCTGTGCCATCCTGCCACGCATTATTGGTCAGACGCGCGCGGCCGAGCTGCTTTATACCGGCCGATCCATGAGCGCCGAGGAAGGCGAACGTTGGGGCTTCTTTAACCGGCTGGTTTCATCAGATGATCTGGACGCGGACGCCTTAAAGTTGGCGAAACAAATTCAGGCGGGTCCGAACTTTGCGCATATGATGACCAAAACCATGCTGGCACAGGAATGGTCGATGTCCATTGAGCAAGCGATTGAGGCTGAAGCGCAGGCGCAGGCCATATGTATGCAAACCGGCGATTTCGAGCGGGCTTATAAGGCATTTGTGGCCAAGGAACGCCCCGTTTTCGAGGGGGATTGA
- a CDS encoding acyl-CoA dehydrogenase family protein has protein sequence MSDRSFLSWPFFEDRHRELADALDVWAGAQLSSVDHSDTDAACRSLVAMLGDGGWLRHSGAMEGEKLDVRSLCLIRETLARHDGLADFAFAMQGLGTGAISLFGTAEQQEEWLPKTRSGAAISAFALTEPQSGSDVANSTMTASTDGNGFVLDGRKTWISNGGIADVYTVFARTGEAPGAKGLSAFIVPADTPGLKVEERLEVIAPHPLATLHFDGVKIPGSALIGEAGRGFGIAMSVLDVFRSTVAAAALGFARRALDEAIDRVTTRKVQGAPLSDLQMVQGHIADMAVDVDASALLIYRAAWAKDSGAPRVTREAAMAKLFATDHAQLVIDRAVQLHGGDGVRHGQMVESLYREIRALRIYEGASDVQRVVIARQTLGAR, from the coding sequence ATGTCTGACAGAAGTTTTCTGAGCTGGCCGTTTTTTGAGGACCGGCACCGCGAGTTGGCGGATGCGTTGGATGTCTGGGCAGGGGCGCAGCTGTCGTCCGTGGATCATAGCGATACGGATGCGGCGTGCCGGTCGCTGGTCGCGATGTTGGGAGACGGCGGTTGGCTTCGGCATTCGGGCGCAATGGAGGGCGAAAAGCTTGACGTAAGGTCGCTTTGTCTGATCCGTGAGACGCTGGCCCGACATGACGGTTTGGCCGATTTCGCTTTTGCGATGCAGGGCCTTGGAACCGGTGCGATTTCCCTTTTCGGTACGGCAGAGCAGCAGGAGGAATGGTTGCCCAAGACCCGCAGTGGCGCGGCCATCTCGGCTTTCGCTTTGACCGAGCCGCAATCCGGGTCTGACGTGGCAAATTCCACTATGACAGCCAGCACCGATGGCAACGGCTTTGTACTCGACGGGCGCAAAACATGGATTTCGAATGGCGGGATTGCGGATGTGTACACCGTCTTTGCCAGAACCGGAGAGGCACCGGGGGCCAAGGGACTGTCCGCCTTTATCGTACCTGCGGATACACCGGGCCTGAAGGTTGAAGAACGGTTGGAAGTGATCGCACCGCATCCGCTCGCAACGTTGCATTTCGACGGCGTCAAAATACCCGGCTCTGCATTGATCGGCGAAGCGGGAAGGGGCTTTGGCATTGCGATGTCGGTTCTCGACGTTTTCCGCTCAACCGTTGCTGCGGCTGCGTTGGGCTTTGCACGCCGTGCGCTGGACGAGGCCATAGACCGCGTCACGACACGCAAGGTGCAGGGCGCACCCTTGAGTGACTTGCAGATGGTGCAAGGTCATATCGCGGATATGGCGGTCGATGTGGATGCGTCGGCCTTGCTGATATACCGTGCTGCTTGGGCCAAGGATTCGGGCGCGCCCCGTGTAACGAGAGAAGCGGCGATGGCGAAGCTGTTTGCCACGGACCACGCGCAGTTGGTCATCGACCGCGCGGTACAGCTGCATGGCGGTGACGGGGTGCGGCACGGGCAGATGGTCGAAAGCCTCTACCGTGAAATCCGTGCTTTGCGCATTTATGAAGGCGCATCGGACGTGCAGCGTGTTGTGATTGCAAGGCAAACTCTGGGAGCAAGATGA
- a CDS encoding AMP-binding protein produces the protein MLGPSAHTDSFSRDNLPDVGLWPDLLLEGFDYPDRLNVGVELTDKMVENGFGDHTALIGNGRRRTYKELADWTNKLAAAMVENLGVKPGNRVLIRSANNPAMVACWLAATKAGAVVVNTMPMLRAGELTAIVDKAEISHALCDTRLMDEMTLCAKTSKYLKTVVGFDGTSNHDAELDRLALEKPVRFDAVETSQDDVALLGFTSGTTGNPKATMHFHRDLLIIADGYAREVLQVTPDDVFIGSPPLAFTFGLGGLAVFPLRFGAAATLLETASPPNMIEIIEKFKATVCFTAPTAYRAMLQAMEEGADLSSLRAAVSAGETLPAPVYHDWQAKTGKPMLDGIGATEMLHIFVSNRFDDHRAACTGKPVTGYEAKIIDDNGAEVPRGEVGRLAVRGPTGCRYLGDNRQKNYVLDGWNITGDSFTMDEDGYLHFAARNDDMIISAGYNIAGPEVEAALLAHPAVSECGVVAAPDPDRGSIVQAHVVLMDGRSGDAALVKELQDHVKATIAPYKYPRDIRFIEALPKTATGKIQRFALREET, from the coding sequence ATGCTGGGACCATCGGCGCATACGGACAGTTTTTCACGTGATAACCTACCAGATGTGGGGCTTTGGCCTGATCTGTTGTTGGAAGGGTTTGACTATCCGGACCGTCTGAACGTCGGCGTCGAACTGACTGATAAGATGGTCGAAAATGGATTTGGCGATCACACGGCATTGATCGGCAACGGCCGCAGGCGCACCTATAAGGAGCTTGCCGATTGGACCAACAAGCTGGCGGCAGCCATGGTCGAAAACCTTGGGGTGAAGCCGGGCAACCGCGTGCTGATCCGTTCTGCCAATAATCCGGCCATGGTGGCCTGTTGGTTGGCGGCGACCAAGGCGGGTGCGGTTGTGGTGAACACCATGCCGATGCTGCGCGCAGGCGAATTGACGGCGATTGTCGATAAGGCCGAGATCAGTCACGCGCTTTGTGACACACGCCTGATGGACGAGATGACGCTTTGCGCCAAAACATCGAAGTATCTGAAAACCGTGGTTGGTTTCGACGGCACCAGCAATCACGATGCCGAGCTGGACCGGCTGGCGCTTGAAAAGCCGGTGCGGTTCGATGCGGTTGAAACGTCACAAGATGACGTGGCGCTGCTCGGGTTCACCTCTGGCACGACAGGCAACCCCAAAGCGACGATGCACTTTCACCGTGATTTGCTGATTATCGCGGACGGTTATGCACGCGAAGTGCTGCAGGTGACGCCGGATGATGTCTTTATCGGCTCTCCGCCACTTGCCTTTACCTTTGGTCTTGGCGGCCTTGCGGTATTTCCATTGCGCTTCGGCGCGGCTGCGACCCTGCTTGAAACTGCCAGCCCGCCCAACATGATCGAGATCATCGAGAAATTCAAAGCGACCGTCTGTTTCACGGCCCCCACCGCTTATCGTGCAATGTTGCAGGCGATGGAGGAGGGCGCGGACCTGTCATCACTTCGCGCTGCGGTTAGCGCGGGTGAGACGTTGCCAGCGCCTGTCTATCACGATTGGCAGGCCAAGACGGGTAAGCCGATGCTGGACGGGATCGGCGCGACCGAGATGCTGCATATTTTCGTCTCTAACAGGTTCGATGATCACCGCGCTGCCTGCACCGGAAAGCCGGTGACAGGTTATGAGGCAAAAATCATCGATGATAATGGCGCAGAGGTGCCACGCGGTGAGGTTGGACGCCTCGCGGTGCGCGGCCCGACCGGATGTCGCTATCTGGGTGACAACCGGCAAAAGAATTACGTGCTGGATGGCTGGAATATCACCGGCGACAGTTTCACCATGGATGAAGACGGCTATCTGCACTTTGCGGCCCGCAATGACGACATGATTATCAGCGCAGGCTACAATATCGCCGGACCCGAAGTGGAGGCCGCTTTGCTCGCGCATCCTGCGGTCAGTGAATGCGGCGTGGTAGCAGCCCCTGACCCTGATCGTGGGTCGATCGTTCAGGCACATGTGGTTCTCATGGACGGGAGGTCCGGCGATGCGGCATTGGTCAAAGAGCTTCAGGATCATGTGAAGGCGACCATTGCGCCTTACAAATACCCCCGCGACATCCGCTTTATCGAGGCGTTGCCAAAGACAGCGACAGGCAAGATCCAGCGATTTGCTTTGAGAGAAGAAACGTGA
- a CDS encoding tryptophan 2,3-dioxygenase, producing the protein MSDFEDASKGAKMDFAKDMSYGDYLGLDAILSSQHPLSDAHDEMLFIVQHQTSELWMRLAIHELQAARRVMLAGDLQSAFKMLTRVARIFEQLNSAWDVLRTMTPSEYTAFRPSLGNSSGFQSHQYRLVEYLLGNRIGALMKLHKHKPAAFEALSAELAQPSLYQVAIDILCTRLNVPSLAGRPSEGDWQADKDVQDLWQKVYEDPTTHWELYELAEKLVDLEDYFRRWRFNHVTTVERIIGFKRGTGGTSGVGYLRKMLDVELFPELWHVRGAL; encoded by the coding sequence GTGAGCGACTTTGAAGACGCCTCCAAAGGGGCGAAGATGGATTTTGCCAAGGACATGTCCTACGGCGACTATCTGGGGCTGGACGCGATTTTGTCCTCGCAACATCCGTTGTCCGATGCCCATGACGAGATGCTGTTCATCGTGCAGCACCAGACCTCTGAGCTGTGGATGCGGCTTGCGATCCATGAACTACAGGCCGCGCGCCGCGTCATGTTGGCGGGCGATCTGCAATCGGCTTTCAAAATGTTGACCCGTGTCGCCCGTATATTCGAGCAGCTCAATTCCGCATGGGATGTGCTGCGTACTATGACGCCAAGCGAATACACAGCGTTCCGCCCGTCTTTAGGTAATTCTTCCGGTTTTCAGTCCCATCAGTACCGGCTGGTGGAATATCTGCTGGGCAACCGTATCGGTGCTCTGATGAAGCTGCACAAGCACAAGCCCGCTGCATTTGAAGCACTGAGTGCAGAGTTGGCGCAGCCCAGTTTGTATCAGGTGGCAATCGACATCCTGTGCACGCGCCTGAACGTGCCGTCACTGGCAGGTAGGCCGAGCGAGGGCGACTGGCAGGCAGATAAGGACGTGCAGGATTTGTGGCAAAAAGTTTATGAAGATCCCACAACCCATTGGGAGCTTTACGAGTTGGCCGAAAAGCTGGTCGATCTGGAGGATTACTTCCGCCGCTGGCGCTTTAACCACGTGACCACAGTAGAGCGGATTATCGGTTTCAAGCGGGGCACTGGCGGCACCTCTGGTGTGGGCTATCTCCGCAAGATGCTCGATGTCGAGCTGTTTCCCGAATTATGGCATGTCAGAGGAGCCTTGTAG
- the kynU gene encoding kynureninase, producing MPEGVIYLDGNSLGPMPKSVPERLAQVMNEEWAQMLIRGWNKAGWMAQPTDIGTRVGRLIGAEAGSVVMGDTLSVKVYQALAAGLKMRPDRRVILSDNGNFPSDLYMAEGLVGLLGQDYELRTVAPEDVAGAIDDDVAVVMLTEVDYRTGRMHDMKAVTEMAYAAGAVMVWDLAHSAGAIPVDLAAANCEFAVGCTYKYLNGGPGAPAFIYVRPDLADTAEPALSGWLGHASPFDFDLHYKPAQGIERMRVGTPPVLQMAALDEAMKVWDGIAMSDVRAASIALQEQFIEEVERDVPQLSLASPREAKQRGSQVSFRFEHGYAAMQAVIDRGVIGDFRAPDIMRFGFTPLYLDSSDVTAAVKIIRDVMENRLWDDEAYKVRGRVT from the coding sequence ATGCCGGAAGGTGTGATCTACCTTGATGGAAACTCATTGGGTCCGATGCCCAAATCCGTGCCCGAGCGGTTGGCTCAAGTGATGAACGAGGAATGGGCGCAGATGCTGATCCGGGGCTGGAACAAAGCCGGCTGGATGGCACAACCTACGGATATCGGAACACGTGTCGGCAGGCTTATCGGGGCTGAGGCAGGGTCGGTGGTGATGGGCGACACGCTGTCAGTCAAGGTATATCAGGCACTGGCCGCGGGGCTGAAAATGCGCCCTGACCGCCGCGTGATCCTCAGCGACAATGGCAATTTCCCCAGTGACCTTTACATGGCCGAGGGGCTGGTAGGTCTGTTGGGTCAAGACTATGAGCTTCGGACTGTGGCGCCCGAAGACGTAGCGGGTGCCATCGATGATGATGTGGCTGTTGTGATGCTGACCGAGGTCGATTACCGCACGGGTCGCATGCATGACATGAAGGCAGTCACGGAGATGGCCTATGCAGCAGGTGCTGTGATGGTATGGGATCTGGCGCATTCCGCCGGTGCGATTCCCGTCGATCTGGCGGCGGCGAACTGCGAATTTGCGGTGGGATGTACCTATAAATATCTGAATGGCGGGCCCGGTGCGCCTGCGTTTATCTATGTGCGCCCCGATTTGGCGGACACGGCAGAACCAGCGCTTAGTGGATGGTTGGGCCATGCCAGCCCTTTTGACTTTGATCTGCATTATAAGCCCGCGCAAGGGATCGAGCGGATGCGCGTCGGCACACCGCCGGTGTTGCAAATGGCGGCTTTGGATGAAGCGATGAAAGTCTGGGATGGGATAGCCATGTCGGATGTCCGCGCGGCATCTATTGCGTTGCAGGAACAGTTCATCGAAGAGGTCGAGCGTGATGTGCCGCAGCTTTCTCTGGCCAGCCCGCGCGAGGCGAAGCAACGTGGCTCGCAGGTGTCGTTCCGGTTCGAGCATGGCTATGCGGCGATGCAGGCTGTGATCGACAGGGGTGTGATCGGCGACTTCCGTGCGCCGGATATCATGCGTTTCGGATTTACACCTTTATATCTTGATAGCAGTGACGTCACCGCGGCAGTCAAGATCATCCGTGATGTAATGGAGAACCGTCTTTGGGATGATGAGGCCTACAAGGTGCGCGGTCGCGTCACTTGA
- a CDS encoding metal ABC transporter permease, with translation MLDDFMIRAALAGLGVALAAAPLGCFVVWRRMAYFGDATSHAALLGVALALATDLPVLAGVMLVALAMALIVSGLSDRQVSADALLGVLAHAGLAMGLVAVSLVPGQRVDLSAYLFGDILAVSKTDVAVIWGGAALVIVLLLSRWQALLTATLNPDLATASGGNPRREQLVLTLALALTVAVALKVVGALLIAAMLIIPAAAARPFARTPEGMAICAAVLGSIAIGAGLSASYIYDTPTGPSIVVAAAFLFALSTAASPLLRSK, from the coding sequence ATGTTAGATGATTTCATGATCCGGGCCGCGCTCGCAGGTCTGGGCGTGGCCCTCGCAGCCGCACCTTTAGGCTGTTTTGTGGTCTGGCGCCGGATGGCCTACTTTGGCGATGCCACCAGTCATGCCGCACTTTTGGGCGTGGCCCTTGCACTAGCGACCGACCTGCCCGTCCTTGCCGGTGTGATGCTTGTCGCGCTGGCCATGGCCCTGATTGTCAGCGGGTTGTCTGACAGACAGGTAAGCGCTGACGCGCTGCTGGGCGTTCTGGCGCATGCGGGCCTTGCGATGGGACTTGTGGCGGTGTCACTTGTACCGGGACAACGGGTTGACCTTTCGGCATATCTTTTTGGCGATATTCTGGCGGTGTCGAAGACAGACGTCGCTGTAATCTGGGGCGGTGCCGCGCTTGTTATCGTGCTGCTGTTGTCACGATGGCAGGCGCTGTTGACCGCTACGCTCAACCCGGATCTGGCGACCGCATCTGGTGGTAATCCGCGCCGTGAACAGCTGGTTCTGACGCTAGCGCTTGCTCTTACCGTTGCTGTGGCACTTAAGGTCGTGGGCGCATTGCTGATCGCGGCTATGCTTATTATCCCCGCCGCCGCTGCCCGCCCCTTCGCCCGCACGCCCGAAGGCATGGCAATCTGTGCCGCAGTTCTTGGCTCAATCGCCATCGGTGCTGGCCTCTCGGCCTCCTACATCTATGACACGCCAACCGGGCCAAGCATCGTCGTCGCAGCGGCATTTCTTTTCGCGCTATCGACAGCGGCTTCCCCGCTTTTGCGGTCGAAGTAG
- a CDS encoding metal ABC transporter ATP-binding protein, giving the protein MSLISTKGLTLGYGKTTVLSNVTMSINAGEIVTIVGPNGSGKSSLLRALIGALRPAKGTVHRAPGLRIGYVPQKLQIDATLPLTVQRFLNLPKRQTAADVSDALDRAGVPELKEAQMSSLSGGQFQRVLLARALLAKPDILILDEATQGLDQPGAAAFYRQIEAVRRDLGVAVLMVSHDLHVVMAASDRVMCLNGHVCCEGAPDIVADAPEYRALFGTGTKGTLALYRHHHDHDHDHQHAHGHEHENGHTH; this is encoded by the coding sequence GTGAGCCTCATTTCGACCAAGGGCCTGACGCTCGGTTACGGCAAGACCACCGTGCTGAGCAACGTCACCATGTCAATTAACGCGGGCGAGATTGTCACAATCGTCGGCCCGAACGGGTCAGGCAAATCAAGCCTGCTGCGCGCGTTGATAGGCGCGCTGCGCCCCGCGAAGGGGACGGTTCACCGCGCGCCGGGATTGCGCATCGGCTACGTGCCGCAAAAGCTGCAGATCGACGCGACGCTGCCCCTCACCGTGCAAAGGTTCCTGAACCTGCCCAAGCGCCAGACTGCGGCAGATGTAAGCGATGCACTGGATCGCGCCGGTGTTCCCGAGCTTAAAGAAGCGCAAATGTCATCATTGTCAGGCGGTCAGTTCCAGCGTGTTCTACTGGCACGGGCGTTGTTGGCCAAGCCTGACATCCTTATTCTGGATGAAGCCACGCAGGGGTTGGATCAACCCGGTGCTGCGGCTTTCTATCGGCAGATTGAGGCGGTGCGCCGCGATCTGGGTGTGGCGGTTCTGATGGTCAGCCATGACCTGCATGTGGTGATGGCCGCATCAGATCGCGTGATGTGCCTAAATGGCCATGTGTGTTGCGAAGGTGCGCCTGATATTGTCGCAGATGCGCCTGAGTACCGCGCCCTGTTCGGGACGGGCACCAAAGGGACCCTGGCGCTTTACCGACACCATCACGACCATGACCACGATCATCAACATGCGCATGGTCACGAGCACGAGAACGGACACACCCACTGA
- a CDS encoding transcriptional repressor — MSTIGFEPHDHRHCVKDTLSEAEKHCAEKGLRLTAVRRRVLEILLAHHRALGAYDVLGTLSAEGLGTQPPVAYRALDFLVKAGFAHKIEALNAYIACAHLGACQTPAFLICTDCKSVAETDTQPASGRLVDAAKAAGFVIKRTVIEAEGLCPNCQEPPA, encoded by the coding sequence GTGTCAACCATCGGATTTGAACCGCATGATCACCGGCACTGCGTAAAAGATACGCTGTCGGAGGCGGAAAAACACTGTGCTGAAAAAGGTTTGAGGCTGACAGCTGTTCGCCGCAGAGTGCTTGAAATTTTGCTTGCCCATCACCGCGCCTTGGGTGCCTACGATGTATTGGGCACGCTTTCTGCAGAGGGCTTGGGCACACAACCACCTGTCGCCTACCGTGCGCTCGACTTTCTCGTAAAAGCCGGATTTGCGCATAAAATCGAAGCGTTGAACGCCTATATAGCCTGTGCGCATCTGGGCGCGTGCCAGACACCGGCTTTTCTCATCTGCACCGACTGCAAGTCTGTCGCCGAAACCGATACGCAACCTGCATCGGGCCGTCTGGTAGACGCGGCAAAGGCTGCGGGCTTTGTCATCAAACGCACGGTCATTGAAGCCGAAGGGCTTTGCCCGAATTGTCAGGAGCCCCCCGCGTGA
- a CDS encoding zinc ABC transporter substrate-binding protein, producing the protein MRRLFFVFCAVPTMGWAEVPRVVVDIAPVHGLVARIMDGVGSPELLLPPTASPHSYAMRPSEARMLSKAELFVWVGPELTPWLEDAVENLADQSVQMALLDQATALPARVGLSVSLEDAHDDDHDSHDEEHDGHDDHDDHDKDHVGHDGHDDHEDHEDGHDDHDKHDEDKADHAHDHSDHVVDPHGWLDPSVGVIWAESITDQLSALDPENKEKYAANLASFAEEVTAFSVKWTGPLSEVSDQRYIVLHDAFQYFEKAYDLSEPLAIAPSDASEPGAARIADLKAAISASGATCAFSEPQNNTRMITLVTEGLDFKAATLDPMGSDLPLGPDHYLGTIDALAGEFLSCLSR; encoded by the coding sequence ATGCGTCGCTTGTTTTTTGTCTTCTGTGCTGTGCCAACAATGGGGTGGGCCGAGGTGCCACGCGTCGTCGTGGATATCGCGCCCGTTCACGGGCTGGTGGCCCGTATTATGGATGGTGTCGGTTCTCCCGAGCTTTTGCTGCCACCCACGGCCTCGCCGCACAGCTATGCCATGCGCCCGTCCGAGGCGCGGATGCTGTCGAAGGCGGAGCTTTTTGTTTGGGTGGGGCCGGAACTGACCCCGTGGCTTGAAGATGCCGTCGAGAACCTTGCGGATCAATCCGTGCAAATGGCCTTGTTGGATCAGGCAACAGCGCTGCCTGCACGGGTTGGCTTGTCTGTCTCCTTAGAGGACGCCCACGATGACGATCACGACAGTCACGACGAGGAACATGATGGTCACGATGACCACGACGATCACGATAAGGACCATGTCGGTCATGATGGCCACGACGATCATGAGGATCACGAAGACGGTCACGATGATCATGACAAACATGACGAAGACAAAGCCGACCATGCCCATGACCACAGCGATCATGTGGTCGACCCTCACGGGTGGCTTGATCCTTCGGTCGGCGTGATCTGGGCCGAATCCATTACCGACCAGCTTTCGGCGCTCGATCCAGAGAACAAAGAAAAGTATGCCGCTAATCTTGCAAGCTTTGCCGAGGAAGTAACCGCTTTTTCAGTCAAGTGGACGGGTCCATTGTCAGAGGTTTCCGACCAGCGCTACATCGTGTTGCACGATGCATTTCAGTACTTCGAAAAAGCGTATGATCTGAGCGAACCGCTCGCGATTGCGCCTAGTGATGCGTCAGAACCCGGTGCTGCAAGGATTGCGGACCTGAAAGCCGCTATTTCGGCCAGCGGTGCAACCTGCGCTTTCTCAGAGCCGCAGAACAACACACGCATGATTACGCTGGTCACGGAAGGCTTGGACTTCAAAGCAGCCACGCTTGATCCGATGGGGAGCGATTTGCCCCTTGGGCCTGATCACTATCTTGGGACGATTGACGCGCTTGCGGGTGAATTCCTCAGCTGCTTGAGCCGTTAA